The Lachnospiraceae bacterium KM106-2 nucleotide sequence TCGTCCAGAAGATTCTAAAGTGGTTTGCACCATCGATTCTTGCTGCTTCATCAAGTGCTTTTGGAATTGTATCCAAGTAACTCTTAACCATCCAACAGTTATAAGGAATATTACCTGCAAGGTATACAAGAATTAATCCCCATAAAGTATCAAGTCCATCAATACGAAGTAAGATAACATAGATTGCTACCATACCTACGAAAGAAGGGAAGATCTGAAGGATTAATAATGCCATCATCATACTCTTCTTTAACATAAAGTGGAATCTTGAGAATACATAAGCACTAAGTGCACATACTAATACCGTTAATACAGTAGTAGATACTGCGATAATGAATGTGTTCTTAAACCAGTTTGCATAATCAGTCTGATTAAATAAGAATTTAAAGCGATCTAAAGTAAAGCCATCACCAAATGGCACAATACTAAGCTGTGCAATACTTTGTTTTGGTGAGAATGCTGCACTTACTACATAAACAAGTGGGTAAAGTACAAATAATGATGTACCAATTAGGAATGTCCATAATAAGATTTTTGTGAATACTTTGCTTACTTTTTGCATTATACTTCACCCTCCTTATAAG carries:
- a CDS encoding maltose/maltodextrin ABC transporter, permease protein MalG, with protein sequence MQKVSKVFTKILLWTFLIGTSLFVLYPLVYVVSAAFSPKQSIAQLSIVPFGDGFTLDRFKFLFNQTDYANWFKNTFIIAVSTTVLTVLVCALSAYVFSRFHFMLKKSMMMALLILQIFPSFVGMVAIYVILLRIDGLDTLWGLILVYLAGNIPYNCWMVKSYLDTIPKALDEAARIDGANHFRIFWTIILPIAKPIITFLAITSFTAPWMDFIFPKMVLRSSKMQTVALGLFSFVSDKKNYFTSFAAGSLIIAVPFIIFFVITQKMLITSLGGAAVKE